In Syngnathus scovelli strain Florida chromosome 10, RoL_Ssco_1.2, whole genome shotgun sequence, the following are encoded in one genomic region:
- the LOC125966157 gene encoding ubiquitin-conjugating enzyme E2 R2, producing MAQHGNPVASSQKALMLEMKSLQDEPVEGFKITLVNESDMYNWEVAIFGPPNTHYEGGYFKALLKFPVDYPYSPPSFRFLTKMWHPNIYENGEVCISILHPPVDDPHSGELPSERWNPTQNVRTILLSVISLLNEPNTFSPANVDASVMYRMWRESKGEDQEYIEIIRKQVQATKSEADLDGVKVPVTLEEYCIRTKVPATDAGSNLLYDNDDFDDNDYDDYAEGPSEGYRDIRMDDEDSSGNEYYYM from the exons ATGGCTCAGCATGGAAATCCTGTAGCCAGTTCCCAGAAAGCACTCATGCTGGAGATGAAAAGTCTCCAGGACGAGCCGGTGGAGGGCTTCAAAATCACTCTGGTCAACGAGTCGGACATGTACAACTGGGAAGTGGCGATATTCGGTCCACCGAACACGCACTACGAAGGCGGTTATTTTAAG GCCCTGCTCAAGTTCCCGGTGGACTACCCATACTCTCCACCTTCTTTCCGCTTCCTCACCAAAATGTGGCATCCTAACATTTATGAG AACGGAGAAGTCTGCATTTCCATCCTGCACCCGCCGGTGGACGACCCCCATAGTGGCGAGCTACCGTCAGAGCGGTGGAACCCCACGCAGAATGTCAG GACCATCTTGCTTAGCGTCATCTCCCTTCTCAATGAACCCAACACCTTCTCCCCAGCCAACGTCGATGCCTCCGTCATGTACCGGATGTGGAGGGAGAGCAAGGGTGAGGACCAGGAGTACATTGAAATCATCAG AAAGCAGGTGCAAGCCACCAAAAGCGAAGCGGACCTCGACGGCGTCAAAGTTCCCGTCACGCTGGAGGAGTACTGCATCCGCACCAAAGTGCCGGCCACCGACGCTGGCTCCAACCTGCTGTACGACAACGACGACTTCGATGACAACGACTACGATGACTACGCCGAAGGCCCAAGCGAAGGCTACAGGGACATTCGCATGGACGATGAAGACAGCTCGGGCAACGAGTACTACTACATGTAA